One region of Streptomyces sp. NBC_00442 genomic DNA includes:
- a CDS encoding carboxyl transferase domain-containing protein, giving the protein MSDTSQRIPARAAIALVAGEFEELAAPERDFTDDGPLSWTGYGTSRARATERTGETESVVCGVASVEGRPCVLLSFEFGFLGGSLGQRTGDRLELAYETARERRLPLVSLIATGGSRMQEGMLALTQLQRVARQSALLTTAGLPQIAVLRDPTTGGGWATLGAGADVVLALPGAQIGFAGSRVRPADADPAAYRAEGQLAAGQIDAIVRKENLRGVLAGWLTLLGTGGSRPAPPPDPFGESGLPADGWEAVTRARAAGRPRAEAYLDAYFPHRQALLGDRCGGVDPGTLCGFGLHRGASYAYAAQTGTATRPAGYRTAARVIRLADRLGIPVLTLVDTPGAANDAAAERAGQGAAIAEAFAAVASARVPVTTLVIGEGGSGGALALTSPDRTWVTADSYFSVIAPELAAAILKRDESEVRRTASQLRLRPQDLVELGVARGVLGA; this is encoded by the coding sequence ATGTCTGACACGTCCCAGCGGATCCCTGCGCGGGCGGCGATCGCCCTGGTGGCAGGGGAGTTCGAGGAACTGGCCGCACCCGAAAGGGACTTCACGGACGACGGCCCCCTCTCCTGGACGGGCTACGGCACCTCGCGCGCACGGGCCACGGAGCGTACCGGCGAGACGGAGTCGGTGGTCTGCGGAGTGGCCTCGGTCGAGGGGCGGCCGTGCGTGCTGCTGTCCTTCGAGTTCGGCTTTCTCGGGGGCTCGCTCGGGCAGCGGACGGGCGACCGCCTGGAGCTGGCGTACGAGACGGCACGCGAGCGCCGTCTTCCTCTCGTCTCGCTGATCGCGACCGGCGGCAGCCGCATGCAGGAAGGCATGCTCGCGCTGACCCAACTCCAGCGCGTGGCACGGCAGTCGGCGCTGCTCACGACGGCGGGACTGCCGCAGATCGCGGTGTTGCGCGACCCGACTACGGGCGGCGGCTGGGCCACGCTCGGCGCGGGCGCCGATGTGGTCCTCGCCCTGCCGGGCGCCCAGATCGGTTTCGCGGGCTCCCGGGTCCGCCCGGCGGACGCGGACCCGGCGGCCTACCGGGCGGAGGGTCAGCTGGCGGCGGGCCAGATCGACGCGATCGTACGGAAGGAGAACCTCCGGGGTGTCCTCGCGGGCTGGCTGACGCTGCTGGGCACCGGCGGGTCCCGGCCGGCGCCGCCCCCGGACCCGTTCGGGGAGTCGGGGCTCCCGGCGGACGGCTGGGAGGCGGTGACCCGGGCCCGCGCGGCGGGGCGGCCGCGCGCGGAGGCCTACCTGGACGCGTACTTCCCGCACCGCCAGGCGCTGCTGGGCGACCGGTGCGGGGGCGTGGATCCCGGGACGCTGTGCGGCTTCGGCCTGCACCGGGGGGCGAGTTACGCGTACGCGGCGCAGACCGGCACCGCGACCCGCCCGGCCGGCTACCGCACCGCGGCGCGCGTCATCCGCCTCGCCGACCGCCTGGGCATCCCGGTCCTGACCCTCGTGGACACCCCGGGCGCGGCGAACGACGCGGCGGCGGAACGTGCCGGGCAGGGCGCGGCGATCGCGGAGGCATTCGCGGCGGTGGCCTCCGCGCGCGTCCCGGTGACCACGCTGGTCATCGGCGAGGGCGGCTCGGGCGGCGCGCTCGCCCTGACGTCCCCCGACCGCACGTGGGTGACGGCGGACAGCTACTTCTCGGTGATCGCCCCGGAACTGGCGGCGGCGATCTTGAAACGGGACGAGTCGGAGGTGCGGCGAACGGCGTCCCAACTGCGGTTGCGTCCCCAGGACTTGGTGGAGCTGGGAGTGGCGCGGGGGGTGTTGGGAGCGTAG